ttacagatTAAGGCTTTAAAGTCATTGACAAGACCAGTATTAACTCACCATTAAATGGATATTGATATAAAACAGCACCCAGACCATCCACTATCGTTTTGAAGTTTAGTTCACTCACAGTTGAATTAAGTGCATCATCAAAGAAGTTTCGAAGTGCTGGTACAATTGGAGAGACATCTACATCACGTGACAAGAAATCAAGAGCATAGTAATCACGAGCCATAGCTTCATAATCTCGATTCACCATGTGGACAACATGACCAATAATAGCAGATCTTGCCTCTTCTGGTGTCTCACTCATCATTCCAAAATCCAGAAAGGCAAGCTTTCCATCTGGTGTCGCCAAGAGATTACCAGGATGAGGATCTGCATGAAAATATCCATACTCAAGTAGCTGTCTGAGGCTGCATTGTATGCCTGTGTTCACCAGATCCAAAACCTTCAATCCTTGTTTCTCCATGGCAGCTTGCTCATTTAATTTGACTCCATCAACCCAATCCATTGTCAATACTTTGCCACTGGTATAATCCCAGAAAATATCTGGGACAAGGACTTCTTCCTTGTCAGCATACAATTTCTTAAACCGCCTTGCATTCTGACCCTCCTGCAGTGACCTGTCAAAATTATCATTCAACCCCGAAAGAATCTTATACAAAACAAATATGATATCAAAGGCTTTAGTGACCAGATGCTCTGtctttttaacaacaatacTAACCTGCACATAGTTGAGCTCTTGATAAACTCTGCTTGCAAATTCATCAATAAGTGCAACAACATCACTGGAAATTATGTCAACATATTTATTTACTAGAAATCCTAGACCTCTTATCAGGTAGAAGTCAAGTCCTATAGCTTCTTCAATACCAGGGCGTTGCACCTTTACAGCAACAATCTGTCCAGAATACTTCAGTTGAGCTTTATAAACTTGACCTAAACTTGCTGCTGCAATTGGTTGTGGAGATATGGATGAGTAAATGGAGTCAAGTGATAGTCCCAACTCCCTCTCAATGCACCCAAATGCCTCTTCATCTGGGAATGTCGGTAAAGCATCCTGCTCAGTCACAAATGAGAGTGATATTTGTCTTAGCATCTAATATAAATCTCAACATATTTGTCTATGGAGTAGAAACCATGACAAAGGATTTCACcacaaaactcaaattctttGTTTAATGAACTTTCACCTCATTTGCATAACTTCGTCAAATAAATTGCACAAAACCACATAATTTTTTCAAGACTCGGGGACTCGGAGAGGTAACTGGTAGGCTGCTGAAGAAGCTGATTCCCAGAGTCAAACCCACGACCCTGTCGCTTTTGGTGGAAGGCACTTGCCATTGCACCAAGTCCTGACCTCTAAGTTATGGCAAgatatatttctttattttaaccTAATCTAAAACATACAATTAAATGGAATTTAATAGAAATCAACATCATTTAGACAAATTTAAGAGCATCATAGAAATAGAACAATGTCATGATGCCACTGGACCCATACATGAAAGAGTAATGAGAGTTACATTTCTTTTACCAATAAATTAGATTACTTTATAAGACCACGTGAATTTAATACCACAAATTTCATTTATCCTATGATATGTATGTGAAGCCTAAACTTTAGAATTAAGTTAATTACGTAAAGTAAACCAACAGAAACAAGCTTTCCTCAAAATTGAAAAAGggaagaataaaattttttcatcatACTTGAAGTTCAGAGAGCTCCTCGAGATACTCAGGTGGACATATATCAGGCCTAGTGGACAAGCCCTGACCTAGTTTCACAAAAGTAGGGCCCAATCGAGTGAAAATTCGTCTCAGCTCAGTGGCCcttaatcttttattttgatcCAGCACACCATTCCTTTGGTCTACCGCCAGCTTTAACCCAAACGAACCCAGCGCAATCAAAATTTGCACAGTCCTCCGCAATACCTAATCACAAACAATCATAACCAATAATCACACAATATtaagataatataatatatatatatatatatatataacacagtTGATGAAATTGAAGGAAACCTTGATTGGGCGAGAGTTGTATTTGAGGCCAAGAAGTTGGGGGCTATAGACGGTGGCATTGGCGGCACGAGCCATGGCTCTAGCCTCGGCCTGAATATCCTCGGCTCGATCCAGGCCTTTTCTATAGATAAGCTgtgagttgttgttgttgttgccatCTCTAACAGTAACAGCAGCAGGCACAACTCTTGGTCTCGATTCAACCAGAGCTGCTCTCGTCTTAAATAATCTTACTCTTCTACTGCTTCTGCCTCTATAACAAAACGGTTGACCAGCTCCAATTCCAACTCCAGCTCCAGCTCCAACGGCAACGACAAGACTCATGGCTGTGTGGGGAACTGGGTTTGAAGGCAAATGGCAAGTGGCCAATGGATGAGTAGAAAAGCCAACCCAAATCTAGTCACTATTAAGGCTGAGTCGGCTTCggatgtttatgtttttttggcGTGTAAATTTTGTTAAGCCACCGAGCGGTCATGTCATGTGGTAGtggtgtttttaatttttaagtttcaagaaATTGACCAACTACCAGTACCACCATGCCCATGTGTATGCTCCACAGCCTCCAGTGGATCTGCTTAACTCTTTGGCTCGTTCCATACCACAAAATTTTAGTGTGCGACTCTCTCTGTATattgttgaaaataaatttagtgtAAAACAGATTTTTGAAGCTACCTTCCCATTACGTGGCCAGACtatatagttttataatttgTGCGTAGGAAaaccattttaagaaattttttttttttgtgaaaaaaaaaaaaaaaaagtgactgaattttttgacaattttttccatttttcatgaaaaagtaactatataattttagttatataattttaaatagtaacaattgattttttaaaagaattttttatattttctttgaaaatgatatcaattttttttttaataataatcaATTAACAAATACATTAAGGGATTTCTAAAATATACAAATTCTTTAAGGGCATTTATTAACAGGATTATTAAGTAATACATATAGATAATCTTATAAATCGCTATGACTTAGATTGGAGGAATTCATTCAAATTGGTTTGGAGTTAATGTTTTTCCACATGgcacaattattttataatatttttacaaactattgttGTGTCTAATTCTTACTGATTTTCATCTAAGCCCACTactgaaataattttttcacctaccaataatcattcaccatatatcaataatttgaaaaaagacaaaatttggtTATAAACTTAGTTATAGTCTAAGACTACAACTCTTACTAAAAAGATTAAcatgactatatattttgaaaatttaacctttagattgcatgttctttatgttcttagtatacatattagattttttgtcaattaaatattatttactattcgtttcataaacttattttttatacatattttagactacaaaaacttaaaatttaaatatttgattgatgacatagctattaatatttgatattttggaaATTTGGCAAGCataaaggatataagaagaaaatataatcaaatattGGATTTGTTTAAATTctcatccaataaaaaaaatttaagtagatTTGTAGTATTAGGCTGCAATGtaatttgtaaccaaactttggttaaattttttttattattatttagaaacAGGACCAAGCTTGAAAATTGAATCCACAGAAACAAAAGCGTCTACAACAGACGGAACAAATACCATCCAAACTAACAAGGAAATGAAAGCCTTGCTCTCTTGGCCAAAGTGTGTAATGGCATTGCCCTGCCTAacaatgtgagaaaaaaaaaaactccgaAAGGAGTTAACATGAATTAAAGTGTCTCTGACTAAATGGCCAAAGGATGAGGAAAACATATCACCCGTTTGAAGAGCCTTGATACCAATTTTTGACCTTCAAATTGTTCGAAgtattggttaaatgattaaatttaccatatcccaatAGCTTACGTTTTTgagacaattggtaatttaacatggtattagagtaTGAGATCCTGAGTTCGATCCTTATCTcctccactctacctcccatttaaattccCACATGTTGAGCCTCATCTATTAAAAGGTAGTTTCGGCCCACACATGAGGAAGAGTGTTAGAAGTATTggttaaaagattaaatttaccatatttcaatagtttaagcttttgagacaatttataatttaacacAAATTCGCGTTGTTGTAAGTCGATTTTTGAAGCAAAAATCACCGCACGTGAAACTGCTATCATTTCCAAGCTCTCCACATTATGTGGTTtctgattttttcttttcagccATTACTGCCAAAACCTGACCCAAAGAGTCCCAAACCACAATACCAATTCCAACTTCATCACTCATTGAACATTGCGCCGGCAAAGTTTGTTTTATACTTACCCGATTTAGGTGGCAGCCACTTGCGTCTTTGAGTTTGATTTCCATTGCAGGGTTCCTCTCGGCTTGACCAAAATTGCTGCAGGAATTTTTTTGCAGCATCTCCAATGCTTCCCAGTGGTAACGTCTTCTCCATCAACCTAGTTTTGTTTCGGTTTATCCAAATGAACCATGCCGTAGTTGCAAACAACTTGGTAACTCTTGGTTAAAATAGGTTTTGGctttaacaattttttacaGGGCATGACTTagatataacttttttattgacttattaaatgAGGGCATGTCCATTCTccgccccccaaaaaaaaaatgagggcaCGTTGGTAACTTTCCAAAATGTAATTATTGACTTTTAGTTAGGACGTTTTCCAAATGATAGTTGGGACTTGGGAGGTGCAACGTTGAAAATGCAATAAAGAGACCAAATTACtttctctcttatttatttatttatttatttttttataagaaataatgTAACTTtactaagaagaaaaaaaatagtacaaagtatcttgattcttgagtcatGGACGGCTCaattaatgataaatttttttttatctattcaagttacaaaattatcaattttttaaacatttttatccttaaattaccctttttttagaagtgtatatatatatatatatatatatatatatatatatatatatatatatatataacatttattatgacacatatatacaaaaagtcattaataataataaaattataataataataatagccaTTATTATTATGGtacttaaaagaataataataaatacccACTATTAGTATGACActtaagagaataataattaatattattaagagtgtaaaatcACAAGTTCATCGATGGTTGTGGTGTGGGGTTTTAGTCTGTGAGTAGTTAGGGTGCTATTATAGTCACACTTAGGTAGGAAAGTCACACTGATCGCCTCCCCCTctaatcattttttcattttaaaaaaaaataccacaaaTATGATAGAGtttctatttatatatactatcaattttgataatttatacCTCAAACAATACTTTTGGTAGCTGATGTCAGTCAAATGCTTAGATTATTGAAACCACActtttttatagcttttagccttttaccaaacacttctaactttttcaaaaagttcattttcattctacaattatttttttcttttcaaaaagtCTAGTTTCAAGAAGTTTTGCATAACTCATCCTAAGTTGAAAAGCAATTGTTTACACGAGAGAAAGTATATATCGATTAATAGGGCTAACCTTTATTATCAAGTTACTTTCTATGTGTAATTATGTGGAAAAAAGTAATAAGGAATGCTACATTGGATGGTGTCAAAATTATATGTagacttaaaaaatattttaagaaattaataaaattatatgtaaatgCTACACTAGATCCTTAATGATGTGAGTAGAATAGCCATTTCACACAAGGGGCTTTATATTCATCTAGCCTTCCATGTGTCCAAAGTATAACTAAATTTGAGTCGTACATATGTCCTTAAAATACTATAAGAGTATAGAAGCAAATCTGTAAAGAGTGAGAAGGACCTAAGTCGGAGGCATATATAGTGATGCGACTTGAAGTAGAGTGTCTCTTTACTTCAAATCGTAGCTTTTCACCTCTCTTTTACTAATGGTTTTCCGCGTAAAACTAAAGtgttttttcatcttttatgtttattgtttACTCATCTCTTTTACATGCCATTAGCACTAATTAGTCCGGCATTGATACAATTTGATGACGTCAATTGTATGGGTAGTTATGCCAACCTAAAGTCCAGTGCCTAATGGTTTCCacctaaatagtaaaaataaaagaaaacaaaatagcTTTAAAGCTAGGATGCATAGTACATTGTGTATGTAGACCTAGttttcattgaaaaaagaaaagaaaaagaagattattatgttttttccTCCAAAATAGATTATTATAATAAGCTAAAATAAACAATGATACTTTTCATCCGCGGCCCAATTGAAAAAGATTCTTTGATCTTTGAGGTTTAGGAGTGCCAAGTGCATTTAGATTTTGCTTATTTGtggtaacttatttgcataatgcttatcaaaa
This genomic stretch from Castanea sativa cultivar Marrone di Chiusa Pesio chromosome 1, ASM4071231v1 harbors:
- the LOC142620103 gene encoding protein ACTIVITY OF BC1 COMPLEX KINASE 3, chloroplastic, which encodes MSLVVAVGAGAGVGIGAGQPFCYRGRSSRRVRLFKTRAALVESRPRVVPAAVTVRDGNNNNNSQLIYRKGLDRAEDIQAEARAMARAANATVYSPQLLGLKYNSRPIKVLRRTVQILIALGSFGLKLAVDQRNGVLDQNKRLRATELRRIFTRLGPTFVKLGQGLSTRPDICPPEYLEELSELQDALPTFPDEEAFGCIERELGLSLDSIYSSISPQPIAAASLGQVYKAQLKYSGQIVAVKVQRPGIEEAIGLDFYLIRGLGFLVNKYVDIISSDVVALIDEFASRVYQELNYVQEGQNARRFKKLYADKEEVLVPDIFWDYTSGKVLTMDWVDGVKLNEQAAMEKQGLKVLDLVNTGIQCSLRQLLEYGYFHADPHPGNLLATPDGKLAFLDFGMMSETPEEARSAIIGHVVHMVNRDYEAMARDYYALDFLSRDVDVSPIVPALRNFFDDALNSTVSELNFKTIVDGLGAVLYQYPFNVPAYYALILRSLTVLEGLALYADPNFKVLAASYPYFAKRLLTDPNPYLRDALIELLFKDGKFRWNRLENLLVQGKKDRDFSAKDALQPVLKLLLAPDGEELRNLVIKEAVRVNEAFVLGTVMDTYNSIPDLMRTLMFNGNATGPLMMSDTERESMIGLRDQVLRIWFLLQSSENFDPALLQPILQVLQQPEARSLGGRVIGGITQRLAARLLQQVLRIPATASATTL